The following coding sequences lie in one SAR86 cluster bacterium genomic window:
- the yaaA gene encoding peroxide stress protein YaaA: MIIVIAPAKTLDYETDLPTEDYTIASHLSKTKKLIKELRLKDPDKLSSLMGISDKLAVLNFERNMNWSSPKKLSRNSRQALFTFKGDVYIGLEAYSMCDEGIKYAQKHLRILSGLYGLLKPLDLISPYRLEMGTKLEVGNHRNLYEFWGNDLTESINRDLDDQKNTTIVNLASVEYFSSINKENLSGKVVSPIFKDYKNGQYKIISFFAKKARGMMARFIIENKIDDLNGLNNFNVAGYKYNSKESTDLFPVFLRRQI, from the coding sequence ATGATTATAGTGATAGCTCCAGCAAAAACATTAGATTATGAAACTGATCTTCCTACAGAAGATTATACTATCGCTTCTCATCTTTCTAAGACAAAAAAACTTATAAAAGAGCTAAGATTAAAAGATCCTGATAAGTTATCAAGCTTGATGGGTATAAGTGACAAGTTAGCAGTTTTAAATTTTGAAAGGAATATGAACTGGTCCTCTCCAAAGAAGCTATCCAGGAATTCTAGGCAAGCTCTTTTTACCTTTAAAGGAGATGTATATATAGGGCTGGAAGCATATTCTATGTGTGATGAAGGTATTAAATATGCTCAGAAGCATTTGAGAATTTTATCAGGGCTATATGGGCTATTAAAACCCCTAGATTTGATTTCTCCATATAGACTAGAAATGGGAACAAAATTAGAAGTTGGAAATCACAGAAACCTTTACGAGTTTTGGGGCAATGATCTTACTGAATCAATTAATAGAGACTTAGATGATCAGAAAAATACCACGATAGTGAATTTAGCATCTGTAGAATATTTTTCTTCAATAAATAAAGAAAATTTATCAGGAAAAGTTGTAAGCCCTATATTTAAAGATTATAAAAATGGTCAATATAAAATCATTAGCTTTTTTGCTAAAAAGGCTAGAGGCATGATGGCTCGTTTTATAATTGAAAATAAGATAGATGATCTTAATGGATTAAATAATTTTAATGTTGCTGGTTATAAATATAATAGTAAGGAGTCTACAGATTTATTTCCTGTTTTTCTGAGGCGACAGATTTAA
- a CDS encoding YggT family protein: protein MSEATIYLIKALGDVLTLAILFGFLFRLFKVDYFNPIVQGIIKITDIPTGIIRTAIKPIFGIDIASLFSAIIIQSFCLYLIVISGALNANFFNLLEWSFFSVFLLIIKILFYSMFAGIILSWISPSSSHPAVRIIFQLSEPLFQPFRKLIPPMGGIDFSPILAFIALNFLETIFRNFAIQVGVPYGVLMGF, encoded by the coding sequence ATGTCTGAAGCAACTATATATCTAATTAAAGCGCTCGGTGATGTTTTAACGCTAGCTATTCTTTTTGGTTTCTTATTTAGACTTTTTAAAGTTGACTATTTTAATCCTATAGTTCAAGGAATTATTAAAATCACTGATATTCCTACTGGGATTATTAGGACTGCAATAAAGCCTATTTTTGGAATAGATATAGCCAGTCTTTTTAGTGCAATTATTATTCAGTCATTCTGCTTATACCTGATAGTGATCTCTGGAGCCTTAAATGCTAATTTTTTTAATTTATTAGAGTGGTCCTTCTTTTCTGTTTTTCTTTTAATAATTAAAATACTATTTTATTCAATGTTTGCAGGAATAATACTAAGCTGGATATCACCATCTAGTAGTCATCCAGCTGTGAGAATAATATTTCAATTATCAGAACCCCTTTTCCAGCCCTTTAGAAAATTAATACCTCCTATGGGTGGAATCGATTTTTCTCCTATATTAGCTTTTATTGCTTTAAATTTTTTAGAAACAATATTCAGAAATTTTGCCATTCAAGTGGGTGTTCCCTATGGAGTTTTAATGGGTTTTTAG
- the rdgB gene encoding RdgB/HAM1 family non-canonical purine NTP pyrophosphatase encodes MLRKIILATENIHKVQEFSNLIKKEDLQFILPPSAAIPFPEETGNSFSENAALKTLHIFEKTGKPSLADDSGLEVEYLKGAPGIYSARYSKSGSSEDNIKKLLNKLSGIDTIKRKAKFTCCIAYNKGNGEKPSIFEGSIEGYITESPSGNSGFGYDPIFFIPKENLTFAEMPEAKKNLLSHRAIAFDKFLKQLRI; translated from the coding sequence ATGTTAAGAAAAATTATTTTAGCAACTGAGAATATTCATAAAGTTCAAGAGTTTAGTAATTTAATCAAAAAAGAAGACCTTCAATTTATACTGCCTCCCTCCGCAGCCATTCCGTTTCCAGAAGAGACAGGGAATTCTTTTTCAGAAAATGCTGCCTTAAAGACCTTACATATATTTGAAAAGACTGGAAAGCCAAGTTTAGCTGACGACTCGGGGCTAGAAGTAGAATACTTAAAAGGTGCGCCTGGTATTTATTCTGCTAGGTACTCTAAATCTGGATCTTCAGAAGATAATATTAAAAAACTTTTAAATAAACTATCTGGAATAGATACAATAAAAAGAAAAGCAAAATTCACATGCTGTATAGCTTATAACAAAGGAAATGGTGAAAAACCTTCTATATTTGAAGGAAGTATAGAAGGTTATATAACTGAATCTCCATCTGGAAATTCAGGATTTGGATATGATCCAATTTTTTTTATCCCTAAAGAAAATTTAACTTTTGCAGAAATGCCAGAAGCAAAAAAAAATCTTTTAAGTCATAGAGCTATTGCTTTTGATAAATTTTTAAAACAACTCAGGATTTAA
- a CDS encoding crotonase/enoyl-CoA hydratase family protein, whose protein sequence is MTYTCFTYEIENNIAHIQMSRPDEFNSMNKAFWSELPSLIEKISDEGKARVIVLSAQGKHFCAGMDLANFVGSSEQPKAHLGMRKEAGFRVTLDLQHSISCLEKARIPVIAAIQGACVGGGVDLATATDMRFCTNDAFFCIQEINIGMAADVGTLQRLPRLIPEGVVRELAYTGRRFMPEEAMKFGLVNKIYDTQAEMIKEVMLIAKEIASKGPLAITSTKEMLNFSRDHSIEESLNYVALWNTAMGINDEMSVAFKAKAEKKEAEFENLLPRRKYLDGEFSG, encoded by the coding sequence ATGACTTATACCTGTTTTACATACGAAATTGAAAATAATATTGCGCATATACAAATGAGCAGACCAGATGAGTTTAATTCAATGAATAAAGCTTTCTGGTCTGAACTTCCTTCATTAATTGAAAAAATATCAGATGAAGGAAAGGCGAGGGTTATTGTTCTTTCTGCTCAAGGAAAACACTTTTGTGCTGGAATGGACCTAGCTAATTTTGTTGGCAGTTCTGAACAACCAAAAGCTCATTTAGGAATGAGAAAAGAAGCCGGTTTCAGAGTTACTCTGGATCTTCAACACAGTATTTCTTGCTTAGAGAAAGCTAGAATTCCTGTAATTGCAGCAATCCAAGGAGCTTGTGTAGGCGGTGGAGTAGATCTAGCTACCGCTACTGATATGAGATTCTGCACAAATGATGCTTTTTTCTGTATTCAGGAAATTAATATTGGCATGGCTGCTGATGTTGGAACTCTTCAGAGACTTCCAAGATTAATCCCAGAAGGAGTAGTCAGGGAACTGGCATATACCGGTAGAAGATTTATGCCTGAAGAGGCAATGAAATTTGGACTAGTAAATAAAATTTATGATACGCAAGCAGAAATGATTAAAGAAGTGATGTTAATAGCTAAAGAAATAGCTTCTAAAGGCCCTTTAGCAATAACTTCAACTAAGGAAATGTTGAACTTTAGTAGAGATCACTCTATTGAAGAATCTCTAAATTATGTTGCTCTTTGGAATACGGCAATGGGGATAAATGATGAAATGTCAGTTGCATTCAAAGCAAAAGCTGAAAAGAAAGAAGCTGAATTTGAAAACTTACTTCCTAGAAGAAAGTATCTTGATGGGGAGTTTAGCGGTTAA
- a CDS encoding homoserine O-acetyltransferase → MMEIGKVIPTKAFIEEKINLECGRDLDSYEIVYETYGNLNAERNNAILICHALSGNHHAAGLNEEGRQGWWHELIGPDKAIDTNKFFIVSPNNLGGCHGTTGPASINPVTNRPFGPDFPVLTVIDWVNSQLKLADLLGIDKWHAVIGGSLGGMQALQWSISYPDRIKKAAIIAAAPKLSAQNIAFNEVARQAIISDPDFHQGRYLENNESPKKGLGLARMVGHITYLSDEAMRNKFGRELREGKLNFGFEVDFQVESYLRHQGDVFSDRFDANTYLLMTKLLDYFDPALENDGDLIKTLSPIQSKILVVSFTTDWRFAPERSKEIVDALLASKKEVSYLEVNSSHGHDSFLFPEERYVNAINAFLTN, encoded by the coding sequence ATGATGGAAATAGGAAAAGTTATACCTACAAAAGCTTTTATTGAAGAGAAGATAAACCTTGAGTGCGGAAGAGATCTTGATTCTTATGAAATTGTATATGAAACATATGGAAATCTTAATGCTGAAAGGAATAATGCAATTCTTATTTGCCATGCTTTAAGCGGAAATCACCATGCCGCTGGACTAAATGAAGAAGGAAGGCAGGGTTGGTGGCATGAATTAATTGGTCCAGATAAAGCCATAGATACTAATAAATTTTTCATAGTCTCGCCTAATAACCTGGGCGGTTGCCATGGGACTACAGGTCCTGCTTCTATAAATCCAGTTACAAATAGACCTTTTGGTCCTGATTTCCCTGTTTTAACTGTTATAGATTGGGTAAATTCTCAACTAAAATTAGCTGATTTATTAGGGATAGATAAATGGCATGCCGTTATAGGAGGTAGCTTGGGAGGTATGCAAGCATTGCAATGGAGTATATCCTATCCAGATAGGATAAAAAAAGCAGCTATAATTGCCGCCGCTCCTAAATTAAGTGCTCAGAATATCGCTTTTAATGAAGTTGCAAGGCAAGCGATCATTTCTGATCCTGATTTTCATCAAGGCCGCTATCTTGAAAATAATGAATCTCCAAAAAAAGGACTAGGTCTAGCTAGAATGGTAGGCCATATAACCTATCTATCTGATGAGGCTATGAGAAATAAATTTGGCAGAGAGCTAAGAGAAGGAAAATTAAATTTTGGATTTGAGGTTGATTTCCAAGTCGAAAGTTATTTAAGACATCAAGGGGATGTGTTTTCAGATCGCTTTGATGCAAATACTTACCTTCTAATGACAAAACTTCTAGATTACTTTGATCCAGCACTCGAGAATGATGGAGATCTAATTAAAACTCTCTCTCCAATTCAATCAAAAATACTAGTAGTATCTTTTACAACTGATTGGAGGTTTGCACCTGAAAGGTCTAAAGAAATTGTAGATGCTCTTCTAGCTTCAAAAAAGGAAGTAAGCTATCTAGAGGTAAATTCATCTCATGGGCATGACTCTTTCTTATTTCCAGAAGAAAGATATGTAAATGCTATTAATGCTTTTTTAACTAATTAA
- the rpoH gene encoding RNA polymerase sigma factor RpoH: protein MAIEKIKTESKSSNTALQPMDISLPGKDLQAYINSVHGIGILTKEEEKQLAEDYYYNGDLEAARKLVLAHLRFVVHVAKSYSGYGLSEADLIQEGNIGLMKAVKRFNPEVGVRLVSFAVYWIKAEIHEYVLRNWKIVKIATTKAQRKLFFNLRSKSKKLNWLSEEEIGAISKDLGVTPEEVSEMEKRLSGLDIPFDPSNDDSDNETSFAPANYLEDRDADPLEILEEQNLSEINKEKLHYALKQLDPRSRDILNDRWLNEDKLTLHELADKYKISAERIRQIEQSAMEKVRINL, encoded by the coding sequence ATGGCTATAGAAAAGATAAAAACAGAGAGCAAATCTAGCAATACAGCATTGCAGCCAATGGATATATCTTTGCCGGGTAAAGATTTACAGGCTTATATTAATTCCGTGCATGGCATTGGTATTCTTACTAAGGAAGAAGAGAAGCAATTGGCAGAGGACTATTATTATAATGGAGATTTAGAGGCAGCGAGAAAACTAGTTTTGGCTCATTTGCGGTTTGTAGTCCATGTGGCCAAGTCATATTCTGGTTATGGATTATCTGAAGCTGATCTAATTCAAGAGGGTAATATCGGTTTAATGAAAGCTGTAAAACGTTTTAATCCAGAGGTAGGAGTTAGGCTAGTTTCTTTTGCGGTTTATTGGATTAAAGCAGAAATTCATGAATATGTTTTAAGAAATTGGAAAATAGTAAAAATAGCTACTACTAAGGCCCAAAGAAAACTATTCTTTAATTTAAGAAGCAAGAGCAAGAAGCTTAACTGGCTCTCTGAAGAAGAAATTGGTGCAATATCAAAAGATTTAGGTGTAACTCCTGAAGAAGTCAGCGAAATGGAAAAAAGATTAAGTGGCTTAGACATTCCTTTCGATCCGTCTAACGATGATAGCGATAATGAAACTTCTTTTGCACCAGCAAATTATCTAGAAGATAGAGATGCTGACCCTTTGGAGATCCTTGAAGAACAAAACCTATCAGAGATAAATAAAGAAAAGCTTCATTATGCACTTAAACAGCTCGATCCTAGAAGTAGAGATATTTTGAATGATAGATGGCTTAACGAAGATAAATTAACGCTTCATGAACTAGCGGATAAGTATAAGATTTCAGCAGAAAGAATTAGACAAATTGAGCAAAGCGCAATGGAAAAAGTGCGAATAAATTTGTAA
- the proC gene encoding pyrroline-5-carboxylate reductase, whose product MKSNIGFIGAGNMASALVSGLINSGHDPKNLMASSPEPEHLENMRDSFEILTSNDNIDIFDSCDTVVLAVKPHNISDVLRSISQVVSKERHLLISIVAGVLIKDIEANLTNEQRIIRAMPNTPASIKLAVSALSFNSEVSPNDKKIAENLFNSVGTTCWLKESSLDLYTALIGSGPAYIFYLIESLLESSKELELDQNTTKNLIAEMIIGSAQLAKLSADSPTILRQKVTSPAGVTQKALEVFEKEGIKESIMLAIKEAKKRSEELGN is encoded by the coding sequence ATGAAAAGTAATATAGGTTTCATAGGTGCTGGAAATATGGCATCTGCTTTAGTATCTGGACTTATAAATAGTGGTCATGATCCTAAGAACCTAATGGCAAGCTCACCTGAACCAGAACATTTAGAAAATATGAGGGACTCTTTTGAAATTCTAACTTCTAACGATAATATAGATATTTTTGATTCTTGCGATACAGTAGTCTTAGCAGTTAAGCCTCATAATATAAGTGACGTTCTAAGAAGTATAAGCCAAGTAGTTTCTAAAGAAAGACACTTACTAATATCTATAGTAGCTGGAGTTTTAATCAAAGATATAGAGGCTAATCTGACTAATGAACAGAGAATTATCAGAGCAATGCCCAATACTCCTGCTAGTATTAAGCTTGCTGTATCTGCTCTTTCATTTAACAGCGAAGTTAGCCCAAATGATAAAAAAATAGCTGAAAATCTTTTTAATTCTGTCGGAACTACTTGCTGGCTAAAAGAAAGTTCTTTAGATCTTTATACCGCTTTAATAGGTTCGGGACCAGCCTATATATTCTATTTAATTGAATCTCTTTTAGAATCTTCCAAAGAATTAGAATTAGACCAGAATACAACGAAAAATTTAATAGCTGAAATGATAATTGGATCTGCTCAACTTGCAAAATTAAGCGCTGATTCGCCTACTATCTTAAGACAAAAGGTTACCTCTCCGGCGGGCGTGACTCAGAAAGCCCTTGAAGTATTTGAAAAAGAAGGTATCAAGGAAAGTATTATGCTAGCCATAAAAGAAGCAAAAAAAAGATCTGAAGAGTTGGGGAATTAA
- the trmB gene encoding tRNA (guanosine(46)-N7)-methyltransferase TrmB: protein MERKLKSFVLHGRMTRAQGYAIKNYWHIFGISNENTKDLDQIFGRRAKKVLDIGFGAGETLIDLAQNNLEKDFIGIEVHKPGIGSLISKINKLSLKNIRVVQQDADIYLQELSNKNKFEAVILFYPDPWPKRKHKKRRLVNEEFIIKLERVLENKGILICKTDWKDYGEQIYNLLSSNKNWIELSYPQLPSDFKFFTETNFEKKAKLEGRESNFLLFKKV from the coding sequence TTGGAAAGAAAACTAAAAAGTTTTGTTTTGCATGGCAGAATGACAAGAGCTCAAGGTTATGCCATAAAAAATTATTGGCATATTTTTGGAATATCTAATGAGAATACAAAAGACTTAGATCAAATCTTTGGAAGACGTGCAAAGAAAGTTTTAGATATAGGATTTGGAGCTGGCGAAACTTTAATTGATTTAGCTCAAAATAATCTAGAAAAAGATTTTATAGGAATAGAAGTGCATAAGCCTGGTATAGGCTCTTTAATAAGTAAGATTAATAAATTATCTTTAAAAAATATTAGAGTTGTCCAGCAGGATGCAGATATTTATTTACAAGAATTAAGTAATAAGAATAAGTTTGAAGCCGTAATACTCTTTTATCCTGATCCTTGGCCAAAAAGGAAACATAAAAAAAGGAGGCTTGTAAACGAAGAATTTATTATCAAATTAGAGAGAGTTTTGGAAAATAAAGGGATCTTAATTTGCAAAACAGATTGGAAAGATTACGGCGAGCAAATCTATAATTTATTATCAAGCAATAAAAATTGGATAGAATTATCGTATCCTCAATTGCCTAGTGATTTTAAATTTTTTACCGAGACAAACTTTGAAAAAAAAGCAAAACTTGAAGGAAGAGAATCAAACTTTCTTTTATTCAAGAAAGTTTAA
- a CDS encoding YggS family pyridoxal phosphate-dependent enzyme produces MAANKIENRVKELKKNINKLTNDIDINNKSLKIIGASKAKSFQEISYAYNAGIKDFGENYLQEALPKIIKLKNQKIHWHFIGSIQKKKCKEIAFNFDWVHTVDRIEIAERLNKFREEMSTKLNICIQINVDNEKTKSGIKINDLECFSDELLSLKNLEIRGLMTLPKKTVNTSMQKESFSKLRRALSTLQVNFPNAQELSMGMSNDYPLAIKQGSTMVRIGTNIFGKRK; encoded by the coding sequence ATGGCAGCCAATAAAATTGAAAATCGAGTGAAAGAATTGAAAAAAAATATCAATAAACTAACTAATGATATTGATATAAATAATAAATCATTGAAAATAATAGGTGCAAGTAAAGCTAAATCTTTTCAAGAAATATCTTATGCTTATAATGCAGGTATAAAAGATTTCGGAGAAAATTATCTCCAAGAGGCTCTACCTAAAATAATTAAGCTAAAAAATCAAAAAATTCATTGGCACTTCATTGGATCTATACAAAAGAAAAAATGTAAAGAAATAGCTTTTAATTTTGACTGGGTTCATACCGTAGATAGAATCGAAATAGCTGAAAGACTAAATAAATTTAGGGAAGAGATGTCAACAAAACTAAATATATGTATCCAAATTAATGTAGATAATGAGAAAACTAAATCTGGAATCAAAATTAATGATTTAGAATGTTTTTCTGATGAATTATTATCCTTAAAAAATCTTGAAATTAGAGGACTGATGACTCTTCCAAAAAAAACAGTTAATACTTCCATGCAAAAAGAAAGCTTTTCCAAGCTTAGAAGAGCTCTTTCAACTCTGCAAGTTAATTTTCCTAATGCTCAAGAACTCTCTATGGGAATGTCAAATGATTATCCTCTTGCCATTAAACAAGGTTCCACAATGGTAAGAATAGGAACTAATATCTTTGGAAAAAGGAAATAA
- the metW gene encoding methionine biosynthesis protein MetW translates to MNNLKLMSKWLEPRSSVLDLGCGEGELLEELSNSLAIKGYGIEIGNKNIEACLKKGLNIIQQDIDDGLENIGTKSFETVILSETIHVLKKPDQALKEITRIGKNSIVTIPNFAHWSSRLSLLLKGRMPISGPHPSSWYESENLHICTLKDFEDLCNSLNINIMDRILISSSNKTSTHLNILPNLLSHYAMYKLSD, encoded by the coding sequence ATGAATAACTTAAAGCTAATGTCAAAATGGTTAGAACCTAGAAGTTCAGTTTTAGATCTGGGCTGTGGAGAAGGAGAGCTTTTAGAAGAATTATCTAATTCCCTTGCAATAAAAGGTTATGGAATAGAAATAGGTAATAAAAATATTGAGGCTTGCTTAAAAAAAGGCCTCAACATTATCCAGCAAGATATTGATGATGGCCTAGAGAATATAGGGACTAAGAGTTTTGAGACTGTAATTCTTAGCGAGACAATTCATGTTCTAAAAAAACCAGATCAAGCACTTAAAGAAATTACAAGAATAGGTAAAAATAGCATTGTAACAATTCCTAATTTTGCTCATTGGAGTAGCCGATTATCTCTACTCTTAAAAGGAAGAATGCCTATATCTGGACCTCATCCTAGTTCATGGTATGAATCTGAAAATTTACACATATGTACTTTGAAAGATTTTGAAGACCTCTGCAATTCCTTAAATATAAATATCATGGATAGAATATTAATTTCTTCCTCGAATAAAACTTCAACTCATCTGAATATATTACCAAATCTACTTTCTCACTATGCCATGTATAAACTTTCAGACTGA
- a CDS encoding thiazole synthase, translating to MDPLVIAGKQYNSRLLVGTGKYKDFEETLQSIKASGAEIVTVAIRRTNIGQDISEPNILDYLSPESFTILPNTAGCYTCEDAVRTCKLARELLEGHNLVKLEVLGNEKTLYPDMPETIKAAEILVKDGFDVMVYCTDDPIQAKRLEEIGCVSVMPLASPIGSGLGIINPHNIKIILEDANVPIIVDAGVGTASDATIAMELGCEGVLMNTAIALADKPILMASAMKKAIESGREAYLAGRMIKRPYASASSPVDGIID from the coding sequence ATGGATCCTTTAGTGATAGCAGGGAAACAGTATAATTCTAGATTACTTGTAGGAACAGGGAAGTACAAAGATTTTGAAGAAACACTTCAGTCTATAAAAGCAAGTGGAGCAGAAATAGTAACAGTTGCTATTAGAAGAACAAATATAGGTCAAGATATTTCAGAACCTAATATATTAGATTATCTATCACCAGAAAGCTTTACTATCCTTCCCAATACAGCCGGGTGCTATACATGTGAAGATGCTGTAAGAACTTGTAAATTAGCAAGAGAATTATTAGAAGGTCATAATTTAGTAAAGCTCGAAGTGCTCGGTAATGAAAAGACACTATATCCCGATATGCCAGAAACTATAAAAGCAGCAGAGATCTTAGTAAAAGATGGTTTTGATGTAATGGTTTATTGCACTGATGATCCAATACAAGCAAAAAGGCTGGAAGAGATAGGTTGCGTATCAGTTATGCCTTTAGCCTCACCCATAGGCTCAGGCTTAGGAATTATTAATCCTCATAATATAAAAATAATTCTTGAAGATGCAAATGTTCCTATCATTGTAGATGCAGGAGTAGGAACGGCATCTGATGCCACAATAGCAATGGAGTTAGGCTGTGAAGGTGTTCTAATGAATACAGCAATAGCTTTAGCAGATAAGCCTATACTAATGGCAAGCGCCATGAAGAAAGCTATTGAATCTGGAAGAGAGGCATATTTAGCAGGAAGAATGATAAAAAGGCCTTACGCTTCTGCTTCTTCTCCTGTAGACGGAATAATAGACTGA
- the cysQ gene encoding 3'(2'),5'-bisphosphate nucleotidase CysQ produces MDLEKLAKKVLEISSSASKAVMAVYDSGDINQENKDDGSPLTEADLNSNRIICDGLKGIQLDIPILSEEQSVEADLSINTFWLVDPLDGTKEFLNRNGEFSVNIALISNNSPVLGIVQAPAIDEVYLGMAEIGAFKIKSKSKERISSIPMTKDLCRIVVSRSHQSSKDTRLIRMAGRNFKKVELLKAGSSLKLCRVAEGLADVYPRLGPTYQWDIAAGQAVLEAAGGEVRALNGNRLSYIFNRDQLNPEFLALGNKGEDWQPLLIK; encoded by the coding sequence ATGGATTTAGAAAAACTAGCTAAAAAAGTTTTGGAGATATCTTCTTCAGCTTCTAAGGCTGTTATGGCTGTATATGATAGTGGAGATATAAACCAAGAGAATAAAGATGATGGTTCTCCTCTTACGGAAGCAGATCTGAATTCAAATAGAATAATATGTGATGGTTTAAAAGGCATCCAATTAGATATACCTATATTATCAGAGGAGCAGTCAGTTGAAGCTGATTTATCAATTAATACTTTTTGGCTTGTGGACCCTTTAGACGGTACAAAGGAGTTTTTAAATAGGAATGGAGAATTTTCAGTAAATATCGCTTTAATATCAAATAATTCACCAGTTTTGGGTATAGTTCAAGCTCCTGCTATCGATGAAGTTTATTTAGGAATGGCTGAAATAGGTGCTTTTAAGATAAAAAGTAAATCTAAAGAAAGAATAAGCTCAATCCCCATGACAAAAGATCTATGTAGGATTGTAGTAAGCAGAAGTCACCAGAGTAGTAAAGACACTAGATTAATAAGGATGGCAGGCAGAAATTTTAAAAAGGTGGAACTACTTAAGGCTGGAAGCTCTTTAAAGCTCTGCAGGGTTGCAGAGGGTTTAGCAGATGTCTATCCTAGACTTGGCCCTACATATCAATGGGATATTGCTGCTGGTCAGGCAGTTTTAGAAGCGGCCGGAGGAGAAGTTAGGGCCTTGAATGGCAACAGGTTAAGTTACATATTTAATCGAGATCAACTTAACCCTGAGTTTCTTGCTTTAGGGAATAAAGGTGAAGATTGGCAGCCACTTCTCATAAAGTAA
- the thiS gene encoding sulfur carrier protein ThiS yields MIIRANGESLEIEDSSTVKSLLKKLDIPETRIAVELNKEVISRSKILETVLQDGDEIEIVKAIGGG; encoded by the coding sequence ATGATCATAAGGGCGAATGGCGAGTCTCTAGAGATTGAAGATAGTTCAACAGTAAAATCCTTATTGAAAAAGTTAGATATTCCAGAGACTAGGATAGCAGTGGAATTAAATAAAGAAGTTATATCTAGATCTAAAATTTTAGAAACGGTTTTACAAGACGGTGATGAAATAGAGATTGTAAAGGCAATAGGAGGAGGGTAA